AGAGCTCGCCAGCGCCTCGGCGCCCAGGCCCAGCAGGGCGCTGAGCGCGACCGTGCCGTAGACGAAAAACGTGATGCCGAGGGCCAAGGGAATGGCGCGGGGGATGGTCCGGGCCGGATCGCGGACCTCTTCGCCGAGGGTCGCAATCCGGGCATAGCCGGCGAAGGCGAAGAACAGCAGGCCGGCCGATTGGAGGATGGACCGAGGCCCGGCGGCGGCCAGCGGGCGAAGCCGCCCGGGATCGACCTCTCCTCCGAACCAGATCGCGAAAACCACAACGGCAAGCGAAGCCAAGACCAAGGCGACGATGCCGCGGGTCAGCCAGGCGGTTTTCTTGACGCCGAAATAATTGACCGCCGTCAATGCCAAGACCGCGGCGACGGCGAGCGGGCGCTTCGCCTCGGGAAAGGCATAAGCGCCGAAGGTCAAAGCCATCGCGGTGCAGCTGGCCAGCTTGCCGACGACGAAGCCCCAGCCCGCCAAGAAACCCCAGAGCGGACCGAGCCGCCGTCGGCCGTAAACGTAGGTTCCGCCCGATTCGGGATAAAGAGCCGCCAGATCGGCCGCCGAAGTTGCATTGCAATAGGCGACGAAGGCGGCGACCGCGAGGCCGATCAGCAAGCCATTCCCCGCGACCTGGGCCGCCGGACCGATGGCCGCGAAGACGCCGGCGCCGATCATCGAGCCGAGGCCGATCACGACGGCGTCGCTCAGGCCTAAACTGCGGGAAAGACGGGTGGAATCCGAGGCAGGAGGCATGGGTCCTTATATCAAGCCCTTTCTCGAACGCAATCCGGCCGGCTCGAAAAGTGGTGGCGTATGGCATTTCAGCTGGCTTTTTTCGCGCGATCCGGAATATGAATTAGCTCGGCCGGGTAAGCGCACGGTATCAGGGTAAGGCCAGACGGATCGGATCCCGATTGAAGACGAACCCTGGAGCAGTTTCTCGCGCCCCCCAGCTCGCCGCCATCCTCGGCGTCGAGGTTTCCCAGCTTCCCCAACATCCCGCTTTCGAGGCCTTGGCTCATGAGGCCGATGCCGCGCTTTTCGAAGATGGCCTGCTCTCGCTCGCCGGCCGGATGGAGAGGACCGGGCGCGAGGCCGTCGCGGCCCGGGCTTACGTCGAGATCCGCGGCGAGAAGGCCGCCCTGGCTCAGCGCCGGCTGGCGGCCTTGAACGGCGGCGGCGAGATCGGCGATCGGGCCGAGGTCTTGGTCCGCCAATTCGGCGCTCAGCTCTTCGATCCCTCGACTTTGTTCGGCCTGACCGTCGCCGGCGGAGCCTTTCGGGCGACTCGTCTGGCCGTCGGCGCCCGGCTCGCCGCCCAACCGGCCCGGCTCCTGACGCGGGGAGCGCCGGCCCGCGGGCTCGCGGGCCTGGCCGGATTCTCGGCCGAAGCCTTGTCTTTTCCCTTGAGCGCCCGTTTCGCAGCGACCGCCTTGGGCCCGGGGCAGGGATCGCTTCCGCCCTTGAGCGAGGACTTGCAGCGAAGCTTCCTGAGCTTGGGCGCCTTGCGTTTAGGCGGGAGAGCGGCTCAAGCGCTGGCGCCGAATCGCCGCGGTCCGGCCGAGCTTGGCATGTTCCTCGGCCTGTTCAGCGCTCACCGCATGGAAGAGCGTTGGGGTTGGCGGCCGCCGGGGCCGGCTTCGCTGGCCTTGGTCGACTCGCTGGCCCTCTTCGCCCAATTCCAAGCCGCCGGTCGAATCGCCGGCGGGATCATGGGGCCGAATTGGGCGCGCTGGAATCGCGCGCTCGATGCCCGAACCACAACGCTGCCGCTTTTCCATCCCGAAGGCTGGCGGCCGATTCTGGCGGTGCAGGGCACCGGAAGCGGATCGGGACTTTTTCCCACTACCACCTCCGACATGGTGCCGCGCTCGGAAAGGCCCAGCTCGCGTCCGCGGCCGGAAACCGTTTCGGGCCCGGCGCCGGCGAAGCAGCAGGAGCTGGCCGAATTCAAGGTC
Above is a window of bacterium DNA encoding:
- a CDS encoding amino acid permease; protein product: MPPASDSTRLSRSLGLSDAVVIGLGSMIGAGVFAAIGPAAQVAGNGLLIGLAVAAFVAYCNATSAADLAALYPESGGTYVYGRRRLGPLWGFLAGWGFVVGKLASCTAMALTFGAYAFPEAKRPLAVAAVLALTAVNYFGVKKTAWLTRGIVALVLASLAVVVFAIWFGGEVDPGRLRPLAAAGPRSILQSAGLLFFAFAGYARIATLGEEVRDPARTIPRAIPLALGITFFVYGTVALSALLGLGAEALASSSDPLAAAVAAGRWAALTPVVRIGAAVASLGVLLSLLAGVSRTLFAMASNRDLPAFFSAVHPRHRTPHRAELAIGGLAAIGAGFLDLRSALGFSSFAVLLYYSIANLSALTLKAEERRWPRWLGFAGLLGCVLLAFSLPLAAVLGGTALFAVGGVVFWLSGRH
- a CDS encoding HAMP domain-containing sensor histidine kinase; protein product: MKTNPGAVSRAPQLAAILGVEVSQLPQHPAFEALAHEADAALFEDGLLSLAGRMERTGREAVAARAYVEIRGEKAALAQRRLAALNGGGEIGDRAEVLVRQFGAQLFDPSTLFGLTVAGGAFRATRLAVGARLAAQPARLLTRGAPARGLAGLAGFSAEALSFPLSARFAATALGPGQGSLPPLSEDLQRSFLSLGALRLGGRAAQALAPNRRGPAELGMFLGLFSAHRMEERWGWRPPGPASLALVDSLALFAQFQAAGRIAGGIMGPNWARWNRALDARTTTLPLFHPEGWRPILAVQGTGSGSGLFPTTTSDMVPRSERPSSRPRPETVSGPAPAKQQELAEFKVEAGQLAHDVAGGMTTLIYNLPMVRSHLAELSLIQAALLKHYRMGGQEPPAEIVRQVDALFCTVCDKLPEPANLAAIERVEWRIERIREIVNADLNGMEARLGELIELSNEFRNLAMDRPSQIALARLDLALQESFLRAHLGTKVRLHSIIPERMFVAGPETTLRRIFQNLLVNTREALENQESPFVRVIGRSAFLTPEHLSQLQQPEHGFNPSAGQFWMLRIQDNGSGISPQLLPRIFESGVSTKSGLQGFGSPDLERGLGLAQVHRAVKARGGFVRVTSEPEQGATFEVYLPDVAF